In one window of Candidatus Binatia bacterium DNA:
- a CDS encoding FG-GAP repeat protein — MPLTFRVELRGSVHPKTEAGGRDAALVLDEGTEGLPAAGRRRGVAVSASALGYRGLFVYDATGKELEAWMEVRGNVLLLHIQDTDAAYPIVVDPFIQQGKLTASNGQEGDEFGFAVAVSGNTVVIGAPFKDSSTGAVYIFEEPASGWATT, encoded by the coding sequence TTGCCGTTGACCTTCCGAGTCGAATTGCGCGGATCGGTCCATCCGAAGACCGAGGCTGGCGGGCGCGATGCCGCCCTCGTCCTCGACGAAGGAACCGAGGGCTTGCCGGCGGCGGGACGGCGCCGCGGCGTCGCAGTGTCCGCAAGCGCTTTGGGATACCGGGGGCTCTTTGTGTACGACGCAACTGGGAAAGAGCTCGAGGCGTGGATGGAGGTGCGCGGCAACGTCTTACTCCTGCACATCCAAGACACCGACGCAGCATATCCGATTGTGGTGGATCCTTTTATCCAGCAGGGCAAGCTCACAGCGTCGAACGGCCAGGAGGGTGATGAGTTCGGATTTGCTGTTGCCGTGAGCGGGAACACGGTGGTCATCGGCGCACCGTTTAAGGATTCATCCACGGGTGCTGTGTATATTTTCGAGGAGCCGGCCTCCGGCTGGGCCACCACGTAG